Part of the Terriglobia bacterium genome is shown below.
CATGAAGAACAGAAACGAGAGAGGGATTCCGAGATAACGGTGCGTCAGGATCAACCATTTCCGGAATATTTTCATTAAACCGCAACGGAAGTGGTGACGGTTTGCGGAAGCGTGATCCGGAAGCGGCTGCCGGCCCCGTCCCCTGGCTCGAGTGTAAGATGGCCGCCGTTGACTTCCACCGCCCATTTGGCAATCGCAAGTCCCAGGCCCGTGCCGCCGTTCTCGCGTGAGCGGGCCCGATCGACGCGGTAGAAG
Proteins encoded:
- a CDS encoding ATP-binding protein, encoding FYRVDRARSRENGGTGLGLAIAKWAVEVNGGHLTLEPGDGAGSRFRITLPQTVTTSVAV